GCTTTGAGGAGCTTTACACTGTTTGTGCAGAATTGTATGTGAGCTGGTGTACTGAAGCTGcagtgagaggagagagagtCAGGAACTTCACAGATCCTGCatattctagaggaagcaacagtgtagactTACATCTGTACTATTTTAAGAcaggaaggatttttttttcatgagaaAATAAACTTATATATGTAACTTTGAAACGGAAATGAGTTTTTAAGAGTTTAATCAGCATAAAATCAGTAGGATAAATCAATAGAATAAACATAGTAATGCCCATGTGCTATACAAGCCAGGCTGAAGAAGCAGGTTTTATGTTAACTTTAAAGATTCCAACACTTCAGCTGCCCTCAAGTGCTCAGACAGACTGGCTATAAAGCACCTCACTAAAGGTTTAAGTCCAGTCTGTTACTAACAGACTCATGTCAGAGGACTTGAGGGGCCATTCacaagtgtgtttttaaaaacaattgtaTACAGTGATTATATGTGTTATTGTTGCCATTACAGCCTTTTACGTGCCCCAACGTTACCAAAAACGCAGCTTTAACAAACAGTAACTTTTAGGCTATTTGGTGGCACCTTTAAGAAAATATGTTAGATATAACTTGTTAGTAGTCgtttatttacacatccagcgtGTTTGTGTGCTTCTGCTGAATGTAGGTCTGATACTCACTAGTTGTACCTCGATTTTGTTCTCTGATAATTCTTGAGTAATATATCAGACTCTTTGCCTGCTTAAACAGCAGCCAAAAATGATGCTCCTCGTAGCAGTGAAAACAATTCATTTGTGGAATATAAATCAAAACAATTAGCCGTGAGAAACTACAACTCTGAGAGCTGAGAGGAAGTGCTGAGTATGGTGATAAATGTGGATTCAACTTTGCAAAAATCCCCTTTCAAATCACGAGCAGTCCTTTGATACAGTGTTGATGTGCAGCTTTAGGTTAAGTCTGGTGTCTTTTTCCAGAGAACTTCCTCCAGCGCTGAAACTCAGCTTAGTAGGTGCATTTGTCGATTGCTGTGCCAAATAAATGTGATCTGCTGATTGATTGTGACGTTGATTGTTGaggtgtgtttgcattttttgataCCTCTGAAAACATTGTGATGTTACAGAGCAACTGGAAGTGTGGGAACGATGTCAACTATTTGCTGACCCGCTAACGTTTGATTTGATGCATTGTTACTATCAAACCATTGACTATAGCCTTTTGAAAGAAGACCAAGTAGAAAACAGCTACAACAAAGAGTTCCTCTTGCATACATGTGAGAAACAAACTTTCAAACCTTCAATTCAGTGTATAGTTTACAATCGCTAAAGATGCAGATATTTTAATGTAGACAGATGCATTTTCTGACCTGGATATGTTTTCTTAGCCATTTTTTAAGCATCATGGAAGTCAGTGGGCCCATTCTGGATTTGTCCTTCCCTATCTTAGCCTACAATCAGACATTTAAAAGCCAGAACATGATGTAGCAACttttaattgtgtgttttttttttctgcagagtaAAGCCTTTGAAAAGACCGCCAACCAGGTGAAGCAAAAGAAAAGATGGGAGAGCAAGAAGATGAGGGTGGTGTTTATTGTCATTGGAGTAGTAGCAGGACTTGTCATTGTGGCACTTATCATCTTTGCCAGCATACAAGGATAATGGCTTCGCTGTTGATGAAAGGAAAAAGGTGTTGGGACTGAAGGGCATGATGTGAATTAAGATAAGAGGTCctggaaaaaaatgagtttttattgttgaACTCCAGCATTTTGCCTGAACTGCTAGGTCTgtgatatttctgtgttttgagaTATTTATGGGAGTATCGTTCCCAGTCTTCATTTGTGTAAGTCTTCAGTTGATATGGTACCATTGATTGCTCGGCTGCTTcttctgttgtctttctttacttttcaaAGGTCGTGTCTGCACAGCCCACATTGGAATGACACAGAAGTTCACATGGAAATTAAAATTCTTAAAAGTCTGTTAAATGAACATCCACAGAATCAAACCAGTCTGCTGTCCTTCCTGTTATATCTTACTGTCATGACAATTTGTTAAAATTGCACCTAAATATCAAGTGCTGTGGTGCTACCCACCTCTTTAAGTACAACTATTAATTTCAAACAATTTTATGCAAAAACCATTAGGTTGCTGCTGTTGTAATTTGTACAGTAGTTCACATTCACCCCTCAAAATTCATTTAATGATTAAGTTGATGACAGGAAAGACAACATGCCAAACTTTGTTAACATGTGCCAGCTTCAGATCACTTCAGATAGGAAGGAATGAACAATTGTACTGAAACACAATATTTCAGAGAATGATTGTCCTTAAATCattaatatgtgtgttttttattttaattttgttattcCAGATTTTTTATAGCTgcagtctcatttttttgttcatattattCCCTAAAACACAGATTATAAGGTCTTCTAATTTTGAGCTGGTCCATATATCACATCAATGTGGAAGAAGTTAATGGAAATTAATGTCTTCAACTTCTCACATTCTGggttatttttggcaaattaccAGTCTACACGAATGTTTGGACCTGGGACTGTCAGTAGTGAATTCAAATGTTTCTGTTGAGAATAACCAGTGACTCCTGGTGGTGAATGTTTGTACTTCAGAGAAATATATAGAGTGCAAAATGCCTCGCAGCTATATGTCTATTGTGTAATCAGTTTAAACAGTTCACTTCTGTGTTATCATGGACACTTACTGTTTGCTAATTGTGtgaaactttaaaatgtaatttggcCTCAAATATTGTAGGACGACAGTTAATATGAGGTGCAGGTGGTCTGTTTGGTCTCAAATCAGAACCATCAGTGTCTACTGCTGTTAAACCAACCATGTGAATCTCTTCAGATAATGTAAACCCaattaaaatattgcagttaACAGGCATACTCTATATTGTACATGAACATTTAATGAAAGGATCTGTTAGGATTGTCATGTTATGCTGATTTCAGCCGACTGCTTCAGAATGTGTGTTGTGTCACCTTTGCACTCTAgtttaaaattacaaaagtaTTTACACCTAGAGATGCTATGCAGTAAAGCCAA
Above is a genomic segment from Amphiprion ocellaris isolate individual 3 ecotype Okinawa chromosome 6, ASM2253959v1, whole genome shotgun sequence containing:
- the vamp5 gene encoding vesicle-associated membrane protein 5, whose amino-acid sequence is MENGKTRLQQTQDDVEEVKVIMLDNLNKAEERSGKLGELEDRADVLLEKSKAFEKTANQVKQKKRWESKKMRVVFIVIGVVAGLVIVALIIFASIQG